Proteins co-encoded in one Podospora pseudoanserina strain CBS 124.78 chromosome 7 map unlocalized CBS124.78p_7, whole genome shotgun sequence genomic window:
- a CDS encoding uncharacterized protein (EggNog:ENOG503P2FD; COG:S), with translation MRQPPPDRPSTQTRSPFRTRGTPFHRPLQRTSPARLWNPTNSTPRTPTSSDGTARRRRAPSSPPPPPVPLTVTPATAEEPSRAAAGEHPLLQSPEQRPRQSISNRISLHLERNAGAEQRISLPPSVRATPSPSPVEACHPGPSFLRQQPPSQHLFSVSEFRKTRSRGQSISSRLRVPFGLSFDQSTAKHQRGDSKGKGKGKEVMAPPPLPSQPDNNVGAGDRYSRDLERGPDVANPRLSMASRMSGIGSEMSSDSSIMGDPDEQPDNGEEWGPQHPCYPHLNPHVPIDSPEYTTTRIIRIRRDWLLEGDLAPTFSNLYPDILDPAGVSEQEFRRVIEKLNSELVPAFSAYNWRNILDGVLGLATGWLWDDFGLTGVKSRLKGLEKWIEEWNKEMEKTVRADHPGDEGGNVIPPKIVPLRRTGYMSLDIQIPDPEIAPASPTMSGASGGEGDGQPQVPDLTVPPPALTA, from the exons ATGCGTCAACCGCCGCCCGACCGACCCAGCACACAAACACGA TCTCCATTCCGGACCCGCGGTACCCCTTTCCACCGACCACTCCAACGAACCTCGCCTGCCCGTCTGTGGAACCCCACCAACTCGACCCCGAGaacaccaacctcttccGACGGCACTGCTCGCAGACGCCGTGCTCcgtcttcacctcctcctccgcccgtCCCGCTGACAGTTACCCCTGCCACTGCCGAGGAGCCCAGCAGGGCCGCCGCTGGTGAGCACCCACTTTTACAGAGTCCCGAACAGCGACCGCGTCAATCCATCTCGAACCGGATCAGTCTTCATCTCGAACGCAACGCCGGCGCCGAGCAGCGCATCAGCCTTCCGCCATCGGTTCGCGCCacaccttcaccctcgccggTCGAGGCTTGCCATCCAGGGCCATCCTTTTTGCGGCAACAGCCCCCATCCCAGCACCTCTTCTCCGTGTCCGAATTCCGAAAAACCAGAAGCCGCGGCCAGAGCATCTCGTCACGTCTTCGAGTACCATTCGGTCTCAGTTTTGATCAATCGACAGCGAAACACCAGAGGGGAGACagcaaaggaaaagggaaaggCAAAGAAGTCATggcgccaccaccattacCGTCCCAGCCGGACAACAATGTCGGCGCAGGAGATCGTTACTCCCGCGACCTGGAACGTGGGCCGGACGTGGCCAACCCGCGTCTGTCCATGGCCTCCCGCATGTCAGGCATCGGCTCCGAAATGTCATCTGACTCCTCCATCATGGGCGACCCAGATGAGCAACCTGACAATGGCGAGGAATGGGGCCCCCAACATCCCTGCTACCCACATCTGAACCCTCACGTGCCGATAGACTCGCCAGAATACACCACCACACGTATAATCCGCATCCGTAGGGACTGGCTGTTGGAAGGTGACCTCGCCCCgaccttctccaacctctaCCCGGACATCTTGGACCCAGCAGGAGTAAGCGAGCAGGAATTTAGGAGAGTAATAGAAAAACTCAACAGCGAGCTCGTGCCGGCCTTTAGCGCGTACAACTGGAGGAACATTTTGGACGGTGTACTCGGTTTGGCGacggggtggttgtgggatGACTTTGGACTTACGGGGGTGAAGAGCAGgctgaaggggttggagaagtggaTTGAAGAGTGGAAtaaggagatggagaagacggTGAGGGCGGATCACcctggggatgagggggggaaTGTGATCCCGCCCAAGATTgtgccgttgaggaggacggggtACATGAGT CTTGATATTCAAATCCCCGATCCAGAAATCGCCCCGGCGTCGCCTACCATGTCTGGGGCCTCgggcggtgagggtgatgggcaACCGCAAGTACCAGACTTGACGGTTCCTCCCCCTGCTTTGACTGCTTAG
- a CDS encoding uncharacterized protein (EggNog:ENOG503NZT3), whose amino-acid sequence MRLASIIPPITTSRPPAEPRHWTSLPSHQGKHFFHIPVMNHRLRLTTSLDSCPGPSSQGISTALETMHEESESVHSGHRSPMSGGTAPSAFEDDRGRRRSSTFSVYSLNEAGRGLHDEILDPGPFIHRSEVSWGATLPLVFALLPALVGLVFKNGSSVITDLILLGLAAVFLHWSVTVPWKWYHASQQVREEEGSVVESAFQDDSGSDDAVSPRQQNPGPDEQQPSQPDPQTSKMDRRAKTASQALTLLGLLECAALLACFVAPGLAAWMLHHGRNLLSRGSEGLVSNFNLVIFFIAAEISPVSHFMKLIQAQTLHLQRLVHSNSNPYRQEKVTMNQWRELIARLDELETRGLTNAPSPVEADTRRVHASLVREVRNQIQPDIDALNRAVRRYEKKARVLAVHTEGRLRDLRQRVDDAISLSAVVAGRGRKGTEWDLVGWCLGGAVWVLMLPVREVIRGLAKVLAGVGWLMGIKEEGGDEVMRGKKKGEMDGSEVKGKGMGRETRRSGNASGSGASGGNGEMDGSVVKGKGVEKWMSGGRSGSGSGASGGRGYLGRRM is encoded by the coding sequence ATGCGTCTTGCCAGTATAATACCACCCATCACTACGTCACGCCCTCCAGCTGAACCAAGACACTGGACATCCCTGCCATCACATCAAGGGAAACATTTCTTCCATATCCCAGTCATGAATCATCGCCTCAGACTCACGACCTCGTTGGACTCATGCCCTGGTCCAAGTTCCCAGGGCATATCAACAGCCCTGGAAACCATGCACGAGGAGTCGGAGTCTGTCCACTCCGGGCACCGGTCACCAATGTCCGGTGGTACCGCCCCCAGCGCTTTCGAGGACGACCGCGGCCGACGTCGAAGCTCCACTTTCTCAGTGTACAGCTTGAACGAAGCCGGGCGTGGCCTTCACGATGAGATTCTCGATCCAGGGCCGTTTATACACCGAAGCGAGGTATCATGGGGAGCGACACTTCCCTTAGTAtttgccctcctcccggcACTGGTCGGGCTAGTCTTCAAAAACGGCAGCTCGGTTATCACCGACCTCATTTTGTTGGGGCTGGCGGCCGTCTTTTTGCACTGGTCGGTAACGGTGCCGTGGAAGTGGTATCATGCGTCACAGCAGGttcgggaggaggaggggtcggtTGTGGAGAGTGCTTTTCAGGACGACAGCGGGAGCGATGATGCTGTCAGCCCTCGGCAACAAAACCCCGGGCCGGATGAACAACAGCCATCACAGCCAGATCCCCAGACCAGCAAGATGGACCGCCGCGCCAAAACCGCCAGCCAAGCCCTCACGCTGCTCGGTCTTCTGGAGTGTGCCGCTTTGTTGGCTTGCTTTGTCGCCCCCGGGTTGGCGGCTTGGATGCTCCACCACGGCCGGAACCTTTTGTCGCGAGGctcggaggggttggtgtcaAACTTTAACCTTGTCATCTTTTTTATTGCGGCGGAGATATCGCCCGTGTCACACTTTATGAAGCTTATCCAGGCCCAGACGCTCCACCTCCAGAGACTGGTCCAcagcaactccaaccccTACCGGCAGGAAAAAGTCACGATGAATCAATGGAGGGAGTTGATTGCGAGGTTGGATGAACTCGAAACACGGGGACTGACCAATGCTCCGTCACCAGTGGAGGCAGACACGAGGCGGGTGCATGCCAGTCTTGtcagggaggtgaggaatcAGATACAGCCTGATATTGATGCGTTGAATAGAGCGGTTAGGAGGtatgagaagaaggctagGGTCCTGGCGGTGCACacggaggggaggttgagggatcTGAGGCagagggtggatgatgcTATTAGCTTGAGTGCTGTTGTTGCagggagggggcggaagGGGACGGAGTGGGatttggtggggtggtgtttggggggggCGGTTTGGGTTTTGATGTTGCCTGTCAGGGAGGTGATTAGGGGGTTGGCAAAGGTGTTGGCGGGtgtggggtggttgatggggattaaagaggaggggggggatgaagtcatgagggggaagaagaagggggagatggatggatcaGAGGTAAAAGGGAAAggaatggggagggagacgaggaggagcgggaaTGCAAGTGGGAGTGGTGCTAGTGGGGGGAATGGCGAGATGGATGGATCAGTGGTaaaagggaaaggggtggagAAGTGGATGAGTGGTGGTAGGAGTGGAAGCGGGAGTGGTGCcagtggggggagggggtatcTTGGACGGAGGATGTGA
- a CDS encoding uncharacterized protein (COG:S; EggNog:ENOG503P0GC): MKLAQSSGKALVCLGILAGFAAAGGLGPAKRDEVTPSTTVTPTRTLTEAGSETTRSIAPSGSPVIGTLNPSSTLPPSAKSTVDPASLFNTSALDAPLPDDQLPLQPVITPGWAVSGAIMLITGFVYAIVGIKTKWLHTFFSTAYLASLGTTALILYVMVPPVSDAVHGAYVVAAVCTGAVLGGLAIVFKELTECLAGLLGGFCLSMWLLTLQPGGLVPSTVGKVLFIASFTFSGFGVYFVPWTQIRAYALIACISFSGATVTVLGIDCFTRAGLKEFWAYIWALNDKLFPLGANTYPLTRGIRVELAVTILIFLAGIVSQLRLWRLIKDRRSKREEEIAEGERNLRIEEEIIGRQVEEMTARELRRWERIYGENTPTHQASDSALGDMDDEKRIRHSSATLAYSRRTKSPTDTDGIVAAEVYVDPLADPTPSEKADMNETVIARDVGDGRRFTVRISEDELRGCSTPEVTSSHTHDGHMRRESYIMMNSRRSSQRNSQRNSLHTPEVPILSLPFQLSNAKSEEGRSSFAATCADEEGRENVPGPRIRYSTAEKLAERLSSGSAKLLRGLSRRSAHSKRGIIEGVGESAEELAVESVQIRDDLDSLAAVLDDLSSLGEVSATPSPTTDVKMELPAWKSKPQSAESSTPGAKRTEAAVPEMKQEAETSLSSREVGDMIPEIPTRLSNVDVLAIAESHSAKPLPALEQGGFVPEEKNPAPLPQFQADSEVEKKMDPDEDSSRADPVGSPKRDEDGAKDGDDAAVRGESLDSVAASLTRGNLPPALSRVALCYRTNEWAKHLSVAEIPDPDELQQEIVAAQDGSDEEPAPLDVVDLQQTAENATIPPYAPRSASAMSNYTGQPVSRSSSRTSFSAYPDSNASAIQPGSSPDLQQGKLNGPYRSSSMTGVMLKGRNSRLVAEPIAEEGDHEPTEHVSAPFPSDTTWTMPNTNSASAVPHGLLSSTSVPNMTRISQQSLYSPPTLMGVRETLLRNKASGSIYAQTAEPIPYGIPTFPIARPSSEHESLHSHSAPNNVPSDCSSPAVGVDLDDLPLSQRRALIRQSSMPMQPQQALIRQRSGLRSPTPPVTSHPSPRATTESTTFDSHQPLRHSTIPTEAVRQAQLANFRNSVQADLRANARPKTLARHRSVGGDGFHHGPPLSGGVLNLGSTTSMTSLKGAFQSVGDRHSGNTPGSSVEAQRNIDIQRGVMMEQKEAEAARLESTRLEREGRQREFEERMRRDRGMLEAHRDAMRRIQRGVRDV; the protein is encoded by the exons ATGAAGCTTGCACAGAGCTCTGGAAAAGCTCTGGTTTGTCTGGGGATTCTGGCTGGCTTCGCTGCTGCGGGTGGTCTCGGGCCAGCAAAGCGAGACGAAGTGACCCCCTCGACAACGGTCACGCCGACCCGGACGTTGACAGAGGCCGGATCGGAAACGACAAGGTCAATCGCCCCCTCTGGCTCTCCGGTCATTGGTACCCTAAATCCCTCGTCCACATTGCCGCCTTCTGCCAAATCAACTGTTGATCCGGCCTCTCTGTTCAACACCAGCGCCCTCGATG CTCCGCTTCCAGATGACCAGCTTCCCCTACAGCCTGTCATCACCCCCGGATGGGCTGTTTCCGGTGCCATTATGCTCATCACCGGCTTCGTCTATGCTATCGTGGGGATCAAGACAAAATGGCTACACACCTTTTTCTCAACCGCCTACCTGGCAAGTTTAGGGACAACAGCGCTGATCTTGTACGTCATGGTGCCACCAGTCAGTGACGCTGTCCACGGAGCATACGTGGTAGCAGCTGTCTGCACCGGAGCTGTTCTCGGCGGCCTTGCCATCGTTTTTAAGGAACTCACCGAGTGTCTGGCCGGTCTTCTGGGAGGCTTTTGTCTCAGCATGTGGCTGCTGACTCTTCAGCCCGGTGGACTTGTCCCATCAACTGTTGGCAAGGTTTTGTTCATTGCCTCGTTCACCTTCTCAGGCTTCGGGGTGTACTTTGTGCCATGGACTCAGATTCGGGCATATGCACTTATCGCATGTATTTCCTTCTCAGGGGCCACCGTGACTGTTCTCGGAATCGATTGCTTCACTCGCGCTGGTCTCAAGGAGTTTTGGGCGTACATTTGGGCACTCAACGACAAGCTGTTTCCCCTTGGCGCGAATACCTACCCACTCACACGCGGCATTCGGGTTGAACTCGCTGTCACAATactcatcttcctcgccggcaTTGTTTCTCAGCTCAGGCTCTGGCGTCTCATCAAAGACCGTCGAAGCAAacgtgaggaggagattgccgAAGGAGAGCGGAACCTTCGTATCGAAGAGGAGATCATCGGCCGCCAAGTCGAGGAGATGACGGCTCGCGAGCTCCGTCGCTGGGAGCGTATCTATGGCGAGAACACCCCGACCCACCAGGCCTCCGACTCGGCATTGGGCGATATGGATGACGAGAAGCGAATTCGTCACAGCTCTGCCACTCTGGCCTACTCGAGACGCACCAAGTCCCCGACTGATACTGATGGGATTGTAGCGGCCGAGGTATATGTCGACCCTCTGGCGGACCCTACGCCCTCGGAGAAGGCCGACATGAATGAGACTGTTATCGCCAGAGACGTCGGCGATGGGAGAAGATTCACCGTCAGGATTAGTGAGGACGAGCTTCGCGGGTGCTCGACCCCTGAGGTTACCTCTTCGCACACTCACGATGGTCATATGAGACGCGAGAGTTATATCATGATGAATTCTCGACGCAGCTCACAACGTAACTCTCAACGAAACTCGCTTCACACCCCTGAGGTTCCCATTCTCAGTCTGCCTTTCCAGCTGTCCAATGCCAAAAGCGAGGAGGGTCGTTCCTCGTTTGCTGCAACCTGTGCCGACGAGGAAGGCCGGGAGAATGTGCCTGGACCTCGGATTAGATATTCAACGGCGGAAAAGCTTGCCGAGAGACTGTCGAGTGGTTCGGCCAAGCTGCTTAGGGGCCTTTCCCGGCGGTCTGCCCACAGCAAGCGTGGGATCATCGAGGGAGTGGGTGAAAGCGCAGAAGAGTTGGCTGTCGAGTCTGTCCAAATTAGGGACGACCTCGACTCTCTTGCTGCGGTTTTGGACGACTTGAGCTCTCTGGGAGAAGTCTCAGcgacaccatcgccaactaCTGATGTGAAAATGGAACTGCCCGCCTGGAAATCAAAACCCCAGTCGGCCGAGTCTAGTACGCCGGGAGCCAAAAGGACAGAGGCGGCAGTCCCTGAGATGAAACAAGAGGCGGAAACGTCGCTGAGCTCtagggaggttggtgatatGATTCCTGAGATACCCACAAGGCTCTCCAACGTGGACGTGCTTGCTATTGCCGAGTCACACTCGGCCAAGCCCTTGCCGGCTCTTGAACAAGGAGGCTTTGTTCCTGAAGAAAAGAATCCTGCACCCTTACCGCAATTCCAGGCTGACTCCGAggtcgagaagaagatggatcCTGACGAGGACAGCTCGCGGGCGGACCCTGTGGGAAGCCCCAAGCGTGATGAGGACGGTGCAAAAGATGGGGATGATGCTGCGGTCAGAGGGGAATCATTGGATTCCGTTGCCGCCAGTCTGACGAGAGGGAATCTTCCACCAGCCTTGTCCCGAGTAGCATTGTGTTATCGTACAAATGAGTGGGCGAAACACCTGAGTGTGGCTGAGATCCCTGACCCAGATGAGCTCCAGCAAGAGATCGTTGCAGCACAAGACGGCTCAGACGAAGAACCGGCGCCCCTTGACGTTGTCGACCTTCAGCAAACAGCCGAGAATGCGACCATTCCCCCATACGCCCCTCGATCGGCTAGCGCCATGTCAAACTACACAGGCCAACCTGTCAGCAGGAGCAGTTCCAGGACATCGTTCTCGGCGTATCCAGATTCGAATGCCTCTGCTATCCAGCCTGGCTCTTCGCCTGACTTGCAGCAAGGAAAGTTGAACGGTCCCTATCGCTCCTCTTCCATGACGGGCGTGATGCTCAAGGGGCGAAATTCGAGACTTGTCGCCGAGCCCATCGCGGAAGAGGGCGATCATGAGCCAACTGAACACGTTTcagccccttttccctcagATACAACCTGGACCATGCCGAACACAAACTCGGCATCTGCGGTCCCTCATGGGCTGTTGTCTTCAACCTCGGTCCCGAACATGACACGGATCAGCCAACAATCCTTGTACTCTCCGCCTACTCTCATGGGTGTGCGCGAGACGCTCCTCCGTAATAAAGCGTCTGGGTCAATCTATGCTCAGACTGCTGAACCAATTCCCTACGGAATACCAACCTTTCCTATCGCAAGGCCTTCCTCTGAACACGAGAGTTTGCACAGCCACTCTGCACCTAACAATGTCCCTAGCGATTGCTCAAGCCCAGCAGTCGGCGTCGACCTCGATGACCTGCCACTATCCCAACGCCGTGCGTTGATACGACAGAGCAGTATGCCTATGCAGCCCCAACAGGCGCTTATACGCCAGCGTTCAGGGCTGCGAAGTCCTACGCCACCTGTCACCTCTCACCCTTCCCCACGCGCAACAACAGAGTCTACCACTTTCGACTCACACCAGCCTCTCCGTCATAGCACAATACCCACCGAAGCTGTTCGCCAGGCGCAGCTCGCCAACTTCCGCAATAGCGTCCAAGCTGACCTCCGGGCCAACGCACGGCCAAAGACGTTGGCCCGACACAGGTCTGTCGGAGGTGATGGCTTCCACCACGGCCCGCCTCTTTCGGGGGGGGTGCTTAATTTAGGAAGTACCACCTCCATGACCAGTCTCAAGGGTGCTTTCCAATCGGTAGGAGATCGGCACAGTGGAAACACCCCTGGAAGTAGTGTTGAAGCCCAGAGGAACATTGACATTCAACgcggggtgatgatggagcaaaaggaggccgaggcggcgaggcTGGAGAGCACgaggctggagagggaggggaggcagagggagtttgaggagcggatgaggagggatcGGGGGATGTTGGAGGCGCACCGGGATGCCATGAGGAGGATACAGAGGGGTGTGAGGGATGTTTGA
- a CDS encoding uncharacterized protein (EggNog:ENOG503NWMB; COG:U) produces MYLHPASSPPLTGRAWPGWLPSFSNDAGGGHDDGDHPDKDLQNWSSLIGIITAICGNVLIALALNVQRYAHIRLHRHKVAMRERARQALKHANSASQSSGLGGYGAAETSHSDGVLSEISEETRDSTETDPLTHSFRSDDSRWSGSSDSDEAKVPSTYLKDPYWWLGQVLITVGEMGNFLAYGFAPASIVSPLGVVALVSNCVIAPIFFKEIFRQRDFWGVVIAIGGAVTVVLSADSEETKMGPHEVWDAITTMEFKIYMGASCGLIALLMYLSPRYGNRTILIDLGLVGLFGGYTALSTKGVSSMLSSTLLGAFTTPVTYVLLFVLLSTAIMQVRFLNKALQRFDSTQVIPIQFVLFTLSVIIGSAVLYRDFERTTKERAAKFIGGCLLTFFGVFLITSGRPRHDDEDEAALSDAEGIEETIGLSNQDPGTNSLARTSSRRGSDSAVVGRSRRSSRVSFTNKPLAALSKQKPSLINGDDYDEDHEDAPLLGPWRDSTPPNHNHFRHPGMGAHTISSDSVPSVIPSAAVSDTDHNPLVTLSSTPPPITTIPPTTPRSHPHPRIFTTVGVTAGGNPVISPSPFSTTLTAVVTDKLLSHLEGSPTQLLPAHKRNRPSLRNSLFVPSEEVSDTEQGQGQGQQTVSAGVESTGNETGFIRRRARSLSHTLGEFLGVNAAPSRAASQSEEDGGVLARARTSGEGEGDIIVWRLYNLT; encoded by the coding sequence atgtACCTCCACCCAGCTTCGAGTCCGCCATTAACAGGCCGCGCCTGGCCCGGCTGGCTACCCTCCTTTTCCAACGATGCTGGCGGtgggcatgatgatggggaccATCCCGACAAGGATCTCCAGAACTGGTCGAGTTTAATCGGCATAATAACCGCCATCTGCGGCAATGTCCTCATTGCTCTGGCTCTCAACGTCCAGCGGTATGCGCATATTCGGTTACACAGACACAAAGTGGCAATGCGGGAGCGCGCAAGGCAGGCACTGAAGCATGCCAATTCTGCGTCGCAAAGCTCTGGACTAGGGGGCTATGGAGCGGCCGAGACATCCCACTCGGACGGTGTGCTGAGTGAGATCAGTGAAGAAACCCGTGATTCGACCGAGACGGACCCCCTCACGCATTCGTTCCGGTCCGACGACTCTCGCTGGAGCGGAAGCTCTGACAGTGACGAAGCCAAGGTCCCCTCGACGTATCTCAAGGACCCTTACTGGTGGTTGGGGCAGGTTCTCATCACGGTGGGTGAGATGGGCAACTTTTTGGCCTATGGCTTTGCGCCGGCGTCTATTGTCAGCCCGCTCGGCGTGGTTGCTCTTGTTTCGAATTGTGTGATAGCGCCCATCTTTTTCAAGGAGATATTCCGCCAACGCGACTTCTGGGGTGTCGTTATTGCTATTGGAGGCGCGGTTACGGTGGTCTTGAGTGCAGATTCGGAGGAGACCAAGATGGGGCCGCACGAGGTGTGGgatgccatcaccaccatggagTTCAAGATTTATATGGGCGCCAGCTGCGGTCTGATTGCGCTGTTGATGTATCTCAGCCCTCGGTACGGGAATCGTACCATTCTTATCGATTTGGGCctggttggtttgtttggAGGCTACACAGCGCTTTCAACCAAGGGTGTATCCTCGATGCTCTCATCAACCCTCCTCGGTGCTTTCACCACTCCAGTCACCTATGTCcttctcttcgtcctcctctcaaCGGCCATCATGCAGGTCCGCTTCCTCAACAAGGCCCTCCAGAGATTCGACTCCACCCAAGTCATCCCGATCCAATTCGTCCTGTTCACGCTCTCCGTCATCATCGGCAGTGCTGTCCTCTACCGCGACTTTGAGCGCACTACCAAGGAACGCGCCGCCAAATTCATCGGTGGCTGTCTCCTCACCTTTTTCGGCGTCTTCCTCATCACGAGCGGCCGGCCCCgccacgacgacgaagacgaagccGCCCTCTCCGACGCCGAAGGCATAGAAGAAACCATCGGTCTCTCCAACCAAGATCCCGGCACTAACTCCCTTGCCCGGACCTCCTCCCGCAGAGGTAGCGACTCGGCAGTTGTAGGACGATCCAGGCGGTCGTCCCGCGTGAGCTTCACAAACAAACCCTTAGCCGCCCTTTCCAAGCAGAAACCCTCTCTCATCAACGGGGACGATTACGATGAAGACCACGAGGATGCGCCTTTGTTAGGTCCATGGAGGGACAGCACGCCCCCTAATCATAACCATTTCCGCCACCCAGGGATGGGGGCACATACCATTTCTTCGGATTCCGTTCCCTCCGTAATACCGTCGGCGGCAGTCTCAGATACAGACCATAACCCATTGGTGACTTTGTCttcaactcccccaccaataaccaccatcccacctACCACGCCCAGAAGCCACCCTCATCCGAGGATCTTCACCACAGTAGGCGTAACAGCGGGAGGAAACCCAGTTatttccccctctcccttctccaccaccttgacaGCAGTGGTGACAGACAAATTGTTATCACACCTGGAAGGgtccccaacccaactcctcccagCCCACAAACGAAACCGACCTTCTCTCAGAAACAGCCTTTTTGTCCCGTCAGAAGAGGTCTCAGATACCGAACAGGGTCAGGGCCAGGGTCAACAAACTGTCAGCGCGGGGGTGGAAAGTACTGGTAATGAAACGGGGTTTATCAGAAGGCGGGCAAGAAGTTTGAGTCATACACTAGGGGAGTTCCTGGGTGTTAATGCTGCCCCGTCTAGAGCGGCTTCTCAGagtgaagaggatgggggggttttggCTAGAGCGAGGAcgtcgggggagggagaaggggataTAATAGTGTGGAGACTTTATAACCTGACCTAG